AGGCGGTCTTGCCGGCCGACCACGCGAACGCGCCGTCGGGATGGACGGCGACATTGTCGATCCAGCGCCGTCTGGCGTCGGTCGCCAGCAGCGTTACCTCGCCCTTGCCGTCGAGCGCGACGAGCTTGCCGTCATCGCCGCCCATGACGATGCGCGCGCCGTCGGACGCCGCACACAGGATGCCGCCGCCATGGACCGCGACCGGCGAGACTTCGCCGTCGCCGCTGGCCAGGAAGACGTTTTCCTCGGCGCCGACAAAGGCGGCGCGCTCGCCGAGGAAATGCACCGAGGTGACGGGCGCGCCGATCCTGACCGGGCGCACCCGGTCGGTGACCGACACGATGGAAGCGGCATTGCTGCCGGGATCGAACTCTTTCATCACGTGGTGATACAACGCTCGAAGCCGTCACGGATGCTCTGCTCGGGCAATTCGCGCCCGATGAAGACGAGGCGGCTCTCGCGCGGCTCGCCCTCCTTCCAGGCGCGCTGGTGGTCGCCTTCCAGCATCATGTGCACGCCCTGGAACACGTAACGGTCGTCGTCGTCGCTGAAGGCGAGAATGCCCTTGGAGCGCAAGATCTTCTGGCCCTCGCTCGCGACGAGGTTCTGCAGCCACGGCATGAATTTGGTGGCGTCGAGCGGCTTGTCCGAGCGCAGCGACAGCGATTGCATGTCCTCGTCGTGATAGTGCTTGATGCCGCCATGGCCGTGATCGTGGTGATGGTCATGGCCGTGGTGATGATCGTGATCATGGTCGTGATCGTCGCCGGCCTGCAGGAATTCCGGCTCGAGCTCGAGGATGCGGTCGAGATCGAACGCGCCGCGCTCCAGCACGTCCGACAGTGCGACCTGGCAGCGCTCGGTGCGATGCAGCTTGGCGTAGGGGTTGATGGCGCGGATCCGGGCCTCGACCTCGGCAAGTTCCGCCTTGCTGACGAGATCGGTCTTGTTGAGCACGATGACGTCAGCGAACGCGATCTGGTTCTTGGCTTCCGGCGCGTCCTTCAGCCGCTCGGCCAGCCATTTGGCGTCGGCGACCGTCACCACCGCGTCGAGCCGGGCGTTGTTCTGCACGTCCTCGTCAACGAAGAAGGTCTGCGCCACCGGCGCCGGATCGGCGAGGCCCGTGGTCTCGACGATGATGGCGTCGAACTTGCCCTTGCGCTTCATCAGCCCGTCGAGGATGCGCACGAGGTCGCCGCGCACGGTGCAGCAGACGCAGCCATTGTTCATCTCGAACACTTCTTCGTCGGCGCCGATGATCAGGTCGTTGTCGATGCCGATCTCGCCGAATTCGTTGACGATGACGGCGTATTTCTTGCCGTGGTTTTCCGACAGAATGCGGTTGAGAAGGGTGGTCTTGCCGGCGCCGAGATAGCCCGTCAGCACGGTCACGGGAATTTTTGGAGAAGAAGGTTCAGCCATAGTCACTCCGGAAAGGCGGTATTTGCGCGGGGGCTGCGCCGGCAGCAGGGAGGCCCCTGCCCTAATTGGCGAGCGCGCTGGTCAGGGCCTTTATATTGTGCCTGACCATCTCAATGTAAGTGGGGGCATCGCCCTTTTCGCCCGTCAAACTGTCGGAATAGAGCGTTCCGCCGACTTTGGCGCCGGTCTCGGCCGATATCCGCCCGATCAGCCTGGCATCGCTGATATTTTCCAGAAACACCGCCGGGATTTTCTGGGTCCTGATCTGGGTGATGATGCGGGCGATATCGCGGGCGCTGGCCTCGGATTCGGTGGAGACGCCGAGCGGCGCGATGAAGGCGATGCCATAGCTCGAGGCGAGATAGCCGAAGGCGTCGTGGGTCGAGATCACCTTGCGGCGCGCCGCCGGAATCTGCGCCACCGCTTCCCTCACCTCGCGGTCGAGCGCATCGAGTTTCGCCAGATAGGCGGTCGCATTGGCGCGATAACCCTCGGCGCCCGCGGGGTCGGCGGCGGCAAGCGCGGCGCTGATATTGGCGACATAGGTTTTCGCGTTGGCGACCGATTGCCACGCATGCGGATCGGCATCGGAGCCGAGCTTGCGCGGCGCGATGCCGTCGGTCGCGGCGATGATCCTTGCCTTGCCGCCCGCGGATTGCACCAGCCGCGGCAGCCATCCCTCCAGCCCGAGGCCGTTGACGATGACGAGCCTGGCGTCGGCGATCTTCTTCGCATCCGCCGGCGTCGGAGAATAGACATGGACATCGCTGTTGGGGCCGACCAGCGTCGTGACATTGACGCGATCACCCCCGACGTTGCGCACGAAATCGCCGAGGATCGAGAAGGAGGCGACGACGTTGAGGCGCTCCTGCGCACGCGCGGGGGCGACCGCCGCTATCAGCATCAAACAGGCGAACAAGAATTGAAAACGCCGCATCGGTTCGCCGCTATGCCTCGAGATGCTTGCCGGGAAACAGCTGCCTCACCATGCCGCTGACGCTGCCGAACAGCACCGAGACGACATAGAGCACCGCGGCCACCAGAATGATCGCCGGGCCGGAGGGAATGCGGGTCTGGAACGACAGCACCAGCCCCGCATAGCCGGAGACGACGGCGCTCGCGACCGCGATGCAGATCATGCCGGTGATGTCGCGCGACCAGAACCGCGCGATGCCGGCGGGCAGGATCATCAGCCCGACCGCGAGCAGGGTGCCGAGCGCGTGAAAGCCGTTGACCAGATTGACCACGACCAGCGCGAGAAACGCCAGATGCGCCGGAGCGCCGGCCCGGCTGACGGTGCGCAGGAACACCGGGTCGACGCATTCGATCACCAGCGGGCGATAGATCACCGCCAGCACCACGAGCGTGATGGTGGCGTTGAAGGCGATCACCAGCAACGTCTGGTCGTCCATCGCAAGGATATTGCCGAACAGCACGTGCAGCAGGTCGATATTGGTGCCCTTGATCGAGACAATAGTCACGCCTGTAGCCAGCGACACCAGGTAGAAGGTGGCGAGCGAGGCGTCTTCCTTCAATTCGGTGGTGCGCGCGACCAAGCCTGCCAGGATCGCCACCGTGAAGCCCGCGATCATGCCGCCGAACGTCATCGCAAACAGATTGAGGCCCGACAGCAAAAAGCCGATCGCAGCCCCCGGCAGGATGGCGTGCGCCATGGCGTCGCCGACCAGGCTCATCCGCCGCAGCATCAGGAACACGCCGATCGGCGCGGCGCCCAGCGCAAGCGCGATCACGGCCGCCAGCGCCCGGCGCATGAATTCGAATTCGGTGAAGGGCGCGACCAGCGCGTCATAGATCGCCACGGTCAGGCCGCCCGCGACGGCATGTCGTCGACGGCGCAAGCCGCCGCGCTGTCGTCGAACGCTTCGCACATCCGGCGGGCCTCGCTGAGATTCGCCGCGGTCAGCACCTCGGCGGTCGGCCCCCACGCCACCGGGCCGCGCGCCAGCAGCAGGGTTTCCGGAAAATGGGCGCGCACCAGATCCATGTCATGCAGCGCCGCCAGCACGGTGCGCCCCTCGGCGTGCCAGCGCCGCACCAGATCGAGCAGGTCGGCCGAAGTCCTGGTGTCGATGGCGTTGAAGGGCTCGTCGAGCACGATCAGCCGCGCGTCCTGCAGCAGCACCCGCGCGAACAGCATGCGCTGCATCTGCCCGCCCGACAGCGTGCCGATCGGGCGGTTCTCGAAACCGTTGAGGCCGACGGCGGCGAGCGCTTGCGCAATCTTGTCGCGCGCCGATTTACCCATGCCGCCGAAGAATCCGGTGCTGCGCCACAGTCCGGTGCCGACGAAATCGTACACCGAGATCGGAAAGCTGCGGTCGATATCGGCGGTCTGCGGCAGATAGGCGATATCGCGGACGTTGAGATTGCCAAGGGAGATAGAGCCCGCCAGCGGCTTGAGGATGCCGACCAGCCCTCGAAGCAGCGTCGACTTGCCGGCGCCGTTGGGACCGACGAGCGCGAGCAACGCGCCGGAGGCGACCTCGCCGTCGAGGTGGTGCACGGCCGGGTGCCGGTCGTAGCCGAGCGTGACGTCGCGGAATTTGAGCTGCGCGGCCATGCTCACCTCATCGCCAACAGCACGACGGCCCACAGGACGGCGCTGACCGCGAGCGCCGCACCAAGCCGCGCCATCACGGTCATGCGCAGGATCGACCAGGGTGCGGCCTGCGCCGGATGCGGGGACGACGGCCCGTGGCTGTGGGCGTGGTCATGGCTATGGTCATGGTTGTGGGAATGGGAAGGAACCATAGCGAAATGTTATATTATAACATAACGGATGTCCATGGAGCCGGTTTCAGTCCTCAAGGCTTCCCGATCGCCATCGCGATGGCCGCGGCCAGCAACGGGAACGGCAGCGACACCGCCGCGCGGAACCAGACGAAGCGGGCCGGCATAAACGGGATTTCCCAGAGAATCAGCCGCTGGAAGGCGAACAGCGCCCAGGCGACGACATAGGCGATGACCTGCGGCGCGCCGCCGCCGGCCTTCAGGGCCACCGCGCCGAGCGAGAAGCCGATCACCGGGCCGCCCGGCGTCGCGGCGCCCGCGACGGTCGCGGTGAGCACGCCGAGCCAGCCGCTGTCAGGCCCGAACCAGCCGGTGATGACCTCCTGGGGCAGCACCGCCGCGATATAGCCGGCGCCGATCACGCCGAGCGCGATGCGCGGCACGATGTTGATGAAGTCCATGGAGCCTTCGCGCGCCGCCGCCGTCAGCACCGTGCGGCCGCGCTGCCAGACCATGAAGCCGAGCACCGCAACCGAGCCCCACAAACTGATGTCGATGATCAGGGCGGCGGTCATGATGGCGGCGCGCCCTTCGGATACATCCTGATATAGACGAAGCGGCCGAGCGCGCCGGCCAGCACCGGGATCGGCAGCGAGATCGCGATCCGCCACAGCGTGAAGTCGGTGCCCAGAATCGGCAATTCCCAGGAAATCGCCCGGCCATAGCCGAGCAGCGTCCAGCTCACCACCATCGCGATGATGGCGCCGAAATCGGCGCCGACGGTGAGCAGCGCCGCCGCCACCGGATAGGCGGTGAACGGTCCGCCCGGCAGGATGGCGCCGAACGCGGTCCCGATCAGCAATCCCTTCAGGCCGGAGTTGGGCCCGAGCGATCGCGACACTTTCTCGTGCGGCAATATCTCGGCGAGGAACGCGCCGAGCAGGCAGCCCGCCAGCACGCGCGGCAGGATGCCGCCGAACAGCTCGAGATCGCTGGTCAGGATTTCGGTGACGCCGTGGATGCCATCGCGCCTCCAGACCAGCACCACGCTGACCGCGACCAGCACCGCGATCACGATCATCGACCAGCCGATCGGCTTGCGGACGCGTCCGGCGCGCGGCTCTGAGTCCGCGGCGTCGTCGGCGGGCGCCGGGTCTTTCAGGGGTGATTCTGACAAGGCAATCGGTCTGGGGGGTGAAGCGGCTGATCCTGCTTAGTCGCGCCGGCACAGCGAATCAAACGGAACAGTGACGAAACCCATGCGCGCCTGATGAAGGCCCATGCGGGATTGTTCACGCCAGATGGCGGACCAGCGCGAGGCCGGCGAACAGGCCGGCGATCGACAACAGCACCGAGCCCAGCACGTAGAACAGCGCCGATCCGATCTCGCCCCGCTCGTAGAGCAGCGCAGTATCGAGCGAGAACGCCGAGAAGGTGGTGTAGCCGCCGAGAATGCCGGTCATCAGGAACAGCCGCCAGGGCTGCGAAGCTTCGCCCTTGAAGGCGAGGTAGCCGGCGATCAGCCCCATCACGAGGGAGCCCGAGACATTGATGATGAAGGTGCCCCAGGGAAACGCCGTGCCGAGCCCGCGCGCGCAGACCACGTTGACGAAATGGCGCAGCGACGCGCCAAGCCCGCCGCCGACAAAAACCAGAAGATAGTTCATCGCAAGCTTTCCAAGGATCCGGGCACCGGCATCACAGGTTTTGCCGCAAGGCCGCGGTCCCCGCAAGGATCACGGGATGCCTGCGCAAACGAAAGGGCGGCAGCGCGATGCTGCCGCCCCGGGAAGATTCCGTCATTCCGGGGCGCGCCGGAGGCGCGAACCCGGAATCTCGACCTTGTCTTGCAACTCTCGATCACTTCGAGATTCCGGGTTCGATGCTGCGCATCGCCCCGGAATGACAGTGGTTAGTCTCACGCCTTCGAGAACAGCTGGTCGACATATTCCCAGTTCACCAGATGATCGACGAACGCCTTGAGATAGTCCGGGCGGCGGTTGCGATAATCGATGTAATAGGAGTGCTCCCAGACGTCGACGCCGAGGATCGGAGTGGCGCCATGCACCAGCGGGTTTTCGCCGTTCGGGGTCTTGGAGATTTCGAGCTTGCCGTTCTTGACCGACAGCCATGCCCAGCCCGAGCCGAACTGGCCGACGCCGGCGGCGGCGAAATCGGTCTTGAACTTCTCCAGCCCGCCGAGGTCCTCGTTGATCTTCTTTTCCAGACGGCCCGGCAGTTTGCTGCCGCCGCCATTGGGCTTCATCCAGTTCCAGAAATGCAGGTGGTTGTAGTGCTGGCCGGCATTGTTGAACAGCGGCACATTCTTGCCGAACGAGCCCTTGACGATCTCCTCGAGAGACTTGCCCTCGAATTCGGTGCCCTTCAGCAGATTGTTGCCGTTGGTCACATAGGCCTGATGATGCTTGTCGTGATGGTATTCCAGCGTTTCCTGCGACATATGAGGAGCAAGCGCGTCATAGGCATAAGGAAGGTTGGGAAGCGTGAAGGTCATGGGATGATGTCCGCAATGATGGGAGACGTGACTTAACGGGACCCCTTATAGAAGGTTCCATCGATCTTAAACACAGCAAATTGGGTCCGGGCAGCGCAGGGATTGAGCACAATGAGCATCGAGATCGACGTATTGAACGGAGACGCATCGTGGCCCGTGGCGGAGCCGCTGTTCGATGCGGTCTGGTCGCCCCATGTCATGGAAAAGCTGTCTTGGGGCCATGTCCAGTGGGCCCATGCCGACCTCCGCGTGCTGATCGAACGACCCGAAGGCGGGCTGGCCTGCCATGTCGGAATTTATTTCCGCGACGTCACCCTGGACGGCCGCAAGATGCAGGCCGGCGGCATCGGCGGGGTCATGACCCGCGAGGACTGCCGCGGCCAGGGCTATGCCAGCCTCGCGCTGAACGCCGCGGTACGGACCATGCGCGACCACGAGGCGGTGCAGTTCGCACTGTTGTTCTGCGAACCGCACAATTTCGCGTTCTACCGGGCGCGCGGCTGGCACCGCTTCACCGGCGAGGTCTACGCCGAGCAGCCCGGGGGACGCATTCGCTTCGAGGCGATGGCGCCCTTCGTGCTCGACTTCACGCGCGCGCCGCGGCAAGGCGTCATCGACCTATGCGGCCTGCCTTGGTGACCATGCGCGCCGCGGGGTGGCGGTCGCAGGCGGCGGCCCATAATATGTCGGTCATCATTTTGTTGTCCGCTGACGCCTGAATGGCCGGTGCTGCATGACCATCAAGGCCTCGCCTGAGGCGCCCCCGGCCGGCATCCCCGCCAACGGCCTGCTGACGTCGCCGATCCTGCCGACCCTGCTGAAGCTGGCCTTTCCGAATATCGTCGCGATGTTCGGCACCACCTTGGTGGCGGTCGCCGAAACCTCCTATATCGGCCGTCTCGGCATCGAACCCCTGGCCGCCATCGCGCTGGTGTTCCCCTTCGTGATGCTGACGCAGATGATGTCGGCGGGCGCCATGGGCGGCGGCGTTTCGTCGGCGATCAGCCGCGCGCTCGGCGCCGGCGACCGCGAGCGCGCGGCGACGCTGGCGCTGCACGCGGCCATGATCGGCCTGCTCGGCGGACTGTTCTTCACCGCTGTCATGCTGCTGTTCGGCCGCGGGTTCTTCATGCTGCTGGGCGGGCGCGGCGGCGTGCTCGAACAGGCCCTGCAATATTCGCAGGTGCTGTTTTCCGGCGCGGTCTCGATCTGGCTGGTCAATACGCTGTCCTCGGTGCTGCGCGGCACCGGCGACATGCGGCTGCCGTCGGCAACATTGATCGGCACCGCCCTGGTTCAGGTCGTGGCCGGCGGCACATTGGGTCTTGGTCTCGCCGGGCTGCCGCAACTCGGCATGCGCGGCGTCGCCGCCGGACAACTGATCGCGTTCTCGCTCGGGGCGATATTTCTCGCCTGGGTCCTCGTCAGCGGCCGCAGCCGGCTGACGCTCGATTTCCGCGCCTTCAGATTTCAGCGCGCCATGTTCCTCGACATCCTGAAGGTCGGCGCGATCTCCTGCGTGGCGCCGCTGCAGAGCGTGCTGACCATCCTGATCTTCACCAGGATCCTCGCCGGCTTCGGCACCGCGACGCTCGCCGGCTACGGCATGGGCTCGCGGCTCGAATTCCTGCTGACCCCGATTTCGTTCGCCTTCGGCGTCGCCTCGGTGCCGATGGTCGGCATGGCCGTCGGCGCCGGCCTCGTCGCGCGCGCCCGCAAGGTGGCGTGGACCGCGGGCGCAGCATCGGCCCTCACCATCGGGCTGATCGGCCTGATCGTGGCGGCAGAACCGGTGCTCTGGGTGTCGCTGTTCACCAGCGATCCCGGCGTCACCGCCGCCGCCTATTCCTATTTCGCCTGGGCCGGTCCGGCATTCGGGTTCTTCGGGCTGGGCACCTGTCTCTATTTCGCTTCGCAGGGCGCGGCGAAGGTCGGCGGCCCGGTGCTGGCGGGAACAGGCCGCTTGCTGTTGGTCGGGCTCGGCGGCTGGTGGCTGGTGTCGATCGACGCTCCGGCATGGACGCTGTTCGCGCTGGCCGGCGCCGCCATGGTGCTGTTCGGCCTCGGCGTGGCCGCTTCGGTCCGCCTGACGCGCTGGGGTAAATGATCCGCGAGCAGGCCGATACGACATTGCAGAAATTCGATTTGTTGCTATGCAGGCCTGCTTTTCGGAGAGGCTCAGCGCCTGAACACACATCCGGGCCTCGTGGTTCGAGAAAATCTATTCTTCCATCGGGCAGTTGACCATCCAGGGCGTGCCGAACTGATCGACGCACATGCCGAAACCCTTGGAGAAGAAAGTCTTGCCGAACGCCATGTTGATGGTGCCGCCCTCGGCCAGCGCCTTGAACCGGCGCTCGGCGTCGGCGGGATCCTCGACCTGCAGGGAGACCGCGAATCCCTGCGGCTGGTGGAAATTGCCCGGAGTTGCGTCGGAGGCCATCAGCACTTCGCCGTCGATCGATATCCTGGCGTGCATGACCTTCTTCTTCCATTCCGGAGGGATCGGCATCTCCGCGGGCCCGCCCTCATAGGTCAGCATTGCATCGATCCTGGCGCCGAGCACCTTCGCGTAGAATTTCAACGCCGCTTCGCAATTGCCGTTGTAGAAGAGATAGGGATTGACCTGCATCGCTTGCTCCTAGGGTGACTTGACGCCGCACCGAAGCTCATTTTTCGGCGAGCCGCTTCAGATTGGCGAGACCGATTTCAAAATCCTTGCCGACCATGTCGTCCAGGTTGATGAAGACCTGCATCACCTTCGACATCAGGGACGCGGGACCATGCATCAGCCATGTCAGACGGGTGGCATCGCCCTGCGGCAGCATTGTGAATTCAGCGGTGTTGTGGGCTTCGAACGGCGTGAAAAAATCGAGCTTGATGGCGATCTTCGACGGCGCCGGCGCGTCCAGGATTTCCATGCGGCCGGAACCGACGTTCTTGTTGCCCTCCCACGCATAGACCGCGCCCTTGCCGCTCCCCACATCGCTGAAAGTGCGCTTCATCGCGGGATCCTTGTGTTCGTAAGGCGACCACGATCCCCACTGGTGAAAATCGTTGATCAGCGGAAAGATCTTTTCCGGCGGCGCCTTGACCGTGATGGCGCGCCTCACGGCGAACGTATCCGGCTTGGTCGCAGCGAGGATCAGCACGATAGCGATCGCAATCGCAAGCACGACGGCAATGATGGCAATGGCCTTCAACATGGCAAACTCCGTATCGGTGAATCGTCGGCGAGGTAAATCAACGCTGCCAGGGCATCAAGCCGCGCAAGTTTCTGTCGCGCAGCCACAGCCCGCCCCACACCATCAGGCCCAGATAGAATCCGAACAGCGTGTGGCTGAACAGCGGACTGCCGATCCTGACATGCGATGCCATCGCGCCGCCGAGATAGCCGGTCAACAGGATGGCCCCGAGAATCGAGGTCGGCGGAATCGCATAGAGCACGGTGCAGGCGACGGTGATGACACCGAGTGTCCGCGCCAGGCTTTCGCTCGAACCATAGCCCATCCTGTCCATGGTTTCCGTGACCACCGGCCACGGCACCAGCTTGATGGCGCCGTCGAACAGCAGGAACACAATGACGAGGCCGCTGAGGACACGGCCGGTCCACTGTGCGGGCTTTGAAATCTCCGGGCTTGCCGCGGTCTCGGCGATCGTCGTCATGGTCGGCTCCGTCGGGGATTGCTGATACACAATCCAAGGACGAACGGGAGCGGCGGAAACCGACAGGGGGGAGCGAAA
The genomic region above belongs to Bradyrhizobium sediminis and contains:
- a CDS encoding CobW family GTP-binding protein codes for the protein MAEPSSPKIPVTVLTGYLGAGKTTLLNRILSENHGKKYAVIVNEFGEIGIDNDLIIGADEEVFEMNNGCVCCTVRGDLVRILDGLMKRKGKFDAIIVETTGLADPAPVAQTFFVDEDVQNNARLDAVVTVADAKWLAERLKDAPEAKNQIAFADVIVLNKTDLVSKAELAEVEARIRAINPYAKLHRTERCQVALSDVLERGAFDLDRILELEPEFLQAGDDHDHDHDHHHGHDHHHDHGHGGIKHYHDEDMQSLSLRSDKPLDATKFMPWLQNLVASEGQKILRSKGILAFSDDDDRYVFQGVHMMLEGDHQRAWKEGEPRESRLVFIGRELPEQSIRDGFERCITT
- a CDS encoding metal ABC transporter substrate-binding protein; the protein is MRRFQFLFACLMLIAAVAPARAQERLNVVASFSILGDFVRNVGGDRVNVTTLVGPNSDVHVYSPTPADAKKIADARLVIVNGLGLEGWLPRLVQSAGGKARIIAATDGIAPRKLGSDADPHAWQSVANAKTYVANISAALAAADPAGAEGYRANATAYLAKLDALDREVREAVAQIPAARRKVISTHDAFGYLASSYGIAFIAPLGVSTESEASARDIARIITQIRTQKIPAVFLENISDARLIGRISAETGAKVGGTLYSDSLTGEKGDAPTYIEMVRHNIKALTSALAN
- a CDS encoding metal ABC transporter permease, which produces MRRALAAVIALALGAAPIGVFLMLRRMSLVGDAMAHAILPGAAIGFLLSGLNLFAMTFGGMIAGFTVAILAGLVARTTELKEDASLATFYLVSLATGVTIVSIKGTNIDLLHVLFGNILAMDDQTLLVIAFNATITLVVLAVIYRPLVIECVDPVFLRTVSRAGAPAHLAFLALVVVNLVNGFHALGTLLAVGLMILPAGIARFWSRDITGMICIAVASAVVSGYAGLVLSFQTRIPSGPAIILVAAVLYVVSVLFGSVSGMVRQLFPGKHLEA
- a CDS encoding metal ABC transporter ATP-binding protein; its protein translation is MAAQLKFRDVTLGYDRHPAVHHLDGEVASGALLALVGPNGAGKSTLLRGLVGILKPLAGSISLGNLNVRDIAYLPQTADIDRSFPISVYDFVGTGLWRSTGFFGGMGKSARDKIAQALAAVGLNGFENRPIGTLSGGQMQRMLFARVLLQDARLIVLDEPFNAIDTRTSADLLDLVRRWHAEGRTVLAALHDMDLVRAHFPETLLLARGPVAWGPTAEVLTAANLSEARRMCEAFDDSAAACAVDDMPSRAA
- a CDS encoding permease, coding for MTAALIIDISLWGSVAVLGFMVWQRGRTVLTAAAREGSMDFINIVPRIALGVIGAGYIAAVLPQEVITGWFGPDSGWLGVLTATVAGAATPGGPVIGFSLGAVALKAGGGAPQVIAYVVAWALFAFQRLILWEIPFMPARFVWFRAAVSLPFPLLAAAIAMAIGKP
- a CDS encoding permease, with amino-acid sequence MSESPLKDPAPADDAADSEPRAGRVRKPIGWSMIVIAVLVAVSVVLVWRRDGIHGVTEILTSDLELFGGILPRVLAGCLLGAFLAEILPHEKVSRSLGPNSGLKGLLIGTAFGAILPGGPFTAYPVAAALLTVGADFGAIIAMVVSWTLLGYGRAISWELPILGTDFTLWRIAISLPIPVLAGALGRFVYIRMYPKGAPPS
- the crcB gene encoding fluoride efflux transporter CrcB; its protein translation is MNYLLVFVGGGLGASLRHFVNVVCARGLGTAFPWGTFIINVSGSLVMGLIAGYLAFKGEASQPWRLFLMTGILGGYTTFSAFSLDTALLYERGEIGSALFYVLGSVLLSIAGLFAGLALVRHLA
- a CDS encoding superoxide dismutase; this translates as MTFTLPNLPYAYDALAPHMSQETLEYHHDKHHQAYVTNGNNLLKGTEFEGKSLEEIVKGSFGKNVPLFNNAGQHYNHLHFWNWMKPNGGGSKLPGRLEKKINEDLGGLEKFKTDFAAAGVGQFGSGWAWLSVKNGKLEISKTPNGENPLVHGATPILGVDVWEHSYYIDYRNRRPDYLKAFVDHLVNWEYVDQLFSKA
- a CDS encoding GNAT family N-acetyltransferase, translated to MSIEIDVLNGDASWPVAEPLFDAVWSPHVMEKLSWGHVQWAHADLRVLIERPEGGLACHVGIYFRDVTLDGRKMQAGGIGGVMTREDCRGQGYASLALNAAVRTMRDHEAVQFALLFCEPHNFAFYRARGWHRFTGEVYAEQPGGRIRFEAMAPFVLDFTRAPRQGVIDLCGLPW
- a CDS encoding MATE family efflux transporter — encoded protein: MTIKASPEAPPAGIPANGLLTSPILPTLLKLAFPNIVAMFGTTLVAVAETSYIGRLGIEPLAAIALVFPFVMLTQMMSAGAMGGGVSSAISRALGAGDRERAATLALHAAMIGLLGGLFFTAVMLLFGRGFFMLLGGRGGVLEQALQYSQVLFSGAVSIWLVNTLSSVLRGTGDMRLPSATLIGTALVQVVAGGTLGLGLAGLPQLGMRGVAAGQLIAFSLGAIFLAWVLVSGRSRLTLDFRAFRFQRAMFLDILKVGAISCVAPLQSVLTILIFTRILAGFGTATLAGYGMGSRLEFLLTPISFAFGVASVPMVGMAVGAGLVARARKVAWTAGAASALTIGLIGLIVAAEPVLWVSLFTSDPGVTAAAYSYFAWAGPAFGFFGLGTCLYFASQGAAKVGGPVLAGTGRLLLVGLGGWWLVSIDAPAWTLFALAGAAMVLFGLGVAASVRLTRWGK
- a CDS encoding VOC family protein → MQVNPYLFYNGNCEAALKFYAKVLGARIDAMLTYEGGPAEMPIPPEWKKKVMHARISIDGEVLMASDATPGNFHQPQGFAVSLQVEDPADAERRFKALAEGGTINMAFGKTFFSKGFGMCVDQFGTPWMVNCPMEE
- a CDS encoding SRPBCC family protein, with the translated sequence MLKAIAIIAVVLAIAIAIVLILAATKPDTFAVRRAITVKAPPEKIFPLINDFHQWGSWSPYEHKDPAMKRTFSDVGSGKGAVYAWEGNKNVGSGRMEILDAPAPSKIAIKLDFFTPFEAHNTAEFTMLPQGDATRLTWLMHGPASLMSKVMQVFINLDDMVGKDFEIGLANLKRLAEK
- a CDS encoding DoxX family protein; amino-acid sequence: MTTIAETAASPEISKPAQWTGRVLSGLVIVFLLFDGAIKLVPWPVVTETMDRMGYGSSESLARTLGVITVACTVLYAIPPTSILGAILLTGYLGGAMASHVRIGSPLFSHTLFGFYLGLMVWGGLWLRDRNLRGLMPWQR